The Etheostoma cragini isolate CJK2018 chromosome 15, CSU_Ecrag_1.0, whole genome shotgun sequence genome window below encodes:
- the tnrc18 gene encoding trinucleotide repeat-containing gene 18 protein isoform X1 → MDGRDFGPPRSVHVPPPLLAGLAMESHRLGAAAAARRIPPSPGHLSASHPPPLHSGKFLPSAINLHPHHSDAYAAGSSPFLSGYHGHSPLTSDPAYRSANPSSLQMAQLWASHAHEGYPPLPSSLYSSPYLSLGHLDSPSLSQHPLYDSHKEGFYLPASLSQLPLHPPSAPPTVPSSSTPPQRTSRDGGRDRPYRGERERERSREEQRPHSVVDLTQDGRSEEDRRARSGDREREKERDRDTERDRDSWPFHPRHHQQKSHSQPSTVEPRSRPSPPQHSFPSGGGGRFHGPEMDRGGQDEEGGSRPHPNSNFNANSNNSNSHSDRQRRNDSVATSAGTLHISYALPPAFQQQPSTPREPTREQRVSAPTYVPSVEVYDERVGPIQIASQARDNKHSDKHREKERDRERERDRERDRERNLERESYRFPERSLMEHPRLSQSGDSGNQREEGSVICSNGSIGKRGQDVSYSSSQSRFSPETRDIKHSIQLGIERAGAEPKWNTISPLANYATSHMAALAAQHGHTLSSPHSQPTHAQMPHSPHATHRPSNTPHSAHSHSPQNHPSQHGHGRAVEEGSQRRYLDPSALYRPGGSLAGERGGGSGSDPTEVSAMQSLIKYSGDFAAEGPGSSRHAGDGRGPFGGLAHVGMEAEREREKERGREKDKERERERDRERVSVGSGGSGAVRMPPHLKREQERPDSARSFGRETEGEVRHPPVGIAVAVARQRDSGSTSKQTSGPSDTQRTLLQTAIKDEERGEERGRHHDDRLLAGRLEREQEKVLRESKELAEYTQMHPTPLSSSLTPSLMTPNLMVTGGAGRWPPDPSTLTSHPWMPQPGAPPVWLSSSPYSLGPSSLHQTLPPGYPPSLPGSIPHSYQFARDPQSGQLIVIPTEHLPHYGGDVLERGAPVWPGVYSTGSSLQHAAQLQLLSQQQMLRQQELLMIQQHTAQVLELQRNAQLVERLKASEHRPEMQDKADKRNAHPKPRPSSISSPSPSPILHPRKPPPPSRTPTPCTSSLTPLPPLPSPVTTLKSEEGGQRVLSHPPTPLPHPPSPFSASPPPSSPRRPKLEAAEEGEVGRRGQREGQKPTSATFQGIYSDLPPGYPYQSITAPFGSPFPPYHIPAPTGANTEVVPPHRSRSPASVAPSPSAHLHSRLLETNIKPQKLEPSKTGSFLKQEPGLEQPALDMTPESLGPLRGSCSPALAGQDREEDGEVPKPQPRPLPLLVPSPLPLQSERQDEVREEDKEVKMELSSYSCQAAYALPRPLTETEPKPEIMKDPEWYPACIVADSDCQESAQMCASLEQITSPVCEQERPDTLINSHNPSQKESITETPACSPPTSNSPLPLVIGPEDPMAGILALLAASEMAQARPSTPPAPTLTLHIENPIMGADCSSAGALEMVALEGMALLSQMAQREMEHMSLEQDLTLEGLDCLLEASRQILLEAIEKQSHIDLPRTLDPTKKYSWRQRKEEPLYSKMSLDVLDAVEVEYRVRLAELQKTYKERQRDLSRLQRRRDKRERQQQEDERRSLTRRGRGRPRKRKHLATPPKLDSRPGKVGRTVQYSEDSEAGEEQRKRFRVSREDEETEAGSGGGNVKKKKKKKSWNDQEPSTSHVLEVLKTKRGPVCEQEQLASDLNRALSLTQLSSLGASRKLTSTSKSDKSKGKSAESRMKERSIHPSTKTGKHKMPAKASSLETVPKVKGQKKTALFSTMRSELSSGSNNSDSEEHISARGGWPSLSGTRSHGDLTTKRRSASSPTSLLSSEKSRKKKHKHLSLLLEEAGLSSSDDSFDQETSEDDYENEDESELDNNDGCEESGLGLLARFAASALPVSSTPLSLIHDEHRSRQSTLGSSECEWSDSGSDIRLRKFPSLLHGKRSAPELPLLPPATRRIDQTSPSKRDDSLPVKRKPLPKPRPTPRSPRPFSFDSASGFGGFSEDEGWTRRRSERIFLHDATTTASPMPVSASASTSQSSCSSSAPPLTPKPASRPKASPPSREGKDVVKQKKKLKDSPLPVSPSTLCSPITDAPPPMSLSPVRKSQQKAKTKAREPSRGAVSRLMESMAADEDFEPNQDSSFSEDEVVPTLSNSVSERSSTPAPVQCVLDKDSLVDGLRVLIPMDDQLLYAGHVNTVHSPDIYSVVVEGERGNRPHIYCLEQLLQEAIIDVKPPSVRYLPEGTRIAAYWSQQYRCLYPGTVVNGSSDVDEKDDLITVEFDDGDTGRIPLSHIRLLPPDYKIHCAEPSPALLVASCSRRRVRKCSKDVGTKPEETAPKIKGKPGRKPKPKPETSVNPDGREKPDLLSSSAQPVERPPAPAKPSQDRTSSVQKAAQEKPQPASRPAMGTMAKTGRKSSTTSPASSPTLPNPVPRKASSGQPPATKPARALPSSLYPSTYGKVLTVDLYSEPNLSSYNNQRRDREISSSVSPSTNRQMSRPNMATSSAAPKPSALSTPRPTSASSSKTKPSSDHHRPSHSAGLIPISRLSMGKPGSSLTSRPSSSSLSSSSAPRPKLKMQSDQLSSRPSPVSRTKPGPGKSDVVSVVRRKPLSAEPLVKLDHEGVTSPKTKKTKALMLLEGRGIRGDHTPITTATANQKLLKAKPLRALDRESCLPEKDSAYKAQMLAKEKAEGRGSAARGQEMVTREEKGKREERKEVEKRDERKMKEESQSSSSSDSEEEREKGKIKKKKKCTSSCSSSSSSCSGSSSSSSSSSSSSSSSSTDDSSCSSDEERTPTSPQGPVAPPPLQDNPKEEKKDDDEEEEGEEEERKNEVEVKVEEEEEEEEELSPLSPSSSPSASPTPSAPAKPATGKGSGQRGRPPKPKPSGGEGKVGRPKRREGVHLPTTKELAKRQRLPSVENRPKISAFLPARQLWKWFGKPTQRRGMKGKAKKLFYKAIVRGREMIRIGDCAVFLSAGRPNLPFIGRIQSMWESWGSNMVVRVNWFYHPEETNPGKKLTDKKNWDQMCGQSLPAALHSSIQRKDFMERALYQSSHSDENDVQTVSHKCLVVSVEEYEQMTHTRRYADSEDLYYLAGTYEPTTGMIFNTDGVPVIC, encoded by the exons ATGGATGGCAGAGATTTTGGACCTCCCCGATCCGTCCACGTACCCCCTCCGTTGTTGGCGGGGCTCGCAATGGAGTCTCACCGACtcggagcagcagcagcagccaggagGATCCCTCCCTCGCCCGGTCACTTGAGCGCGAGTCATCCGCCGCCTCTCCACTCCGGGAAATTCTTGCCATCGGCCATTAACCTACATCCACACCACA GTGATGCCTACGCAGCAGGCTCGAGTCCCTTCCTGTCAGGTTATCATGGCCACTCCcccttgacctctgaccctgcGTACCGATCGGCCAATCCCAGCAGTCTGCAGATGGCTCAGCTGTGGGCATCACACGCTCATGAAG GCTACCCTCCTCTGCCAAGCAGTCTGTACTCCAGCCCCTACCTGTCCCTGGGGCACCTGGATTCTCCCTCGCTCTCCCAGCACCCTCTGTACGACTCACACAAAG AGGGCTTTTACCTGCCAGCCTCCTTGAGCCAGTTGCCTCTCCACCCTCCATCGGCTCCTCCGACCGTCCCGTCCAGCTCCACACCCCCCCAGAGGACGTCCAGAGATGGGGGAAGGGACCGACCTTACcggggggagagggagagagagcggtCAAGAGAGGAGCAGAGGCCACACAGTGTGGTGGACCTGACACAGGATGGGAGGAGCGAGGAGGACCGCAGGGCAAGGAGCGGCGACCGGGaacgagagaaagaaagggaccGGGAcacggagagagacagagatagttGGCCTTTCCATCCTCGCCACCACCAGCAGAAGTCACACTCCCAGCCTTCCACAGTGGAGCCCAGATCCAGGCCGTCACCTCCACAGCACTCCTTCCCTTCAGGTGGGGGTGGGAGATTTCATGGACCAGAAATGGACAGAGGGGGTCAAGATGAAGAAGGGGGCTCGCGACCCCACCCTAACAGTAACTTTAACGCTAACTCCAATAACTCAAACTCCCACTcggacagacagaggaggaatgACTCTGTAGCCACGTCAGCTGGGACCCTCCACATCTCCTACGCCCTTCCTCCTGCGTTTCAGCAGCaaccctccacacccagagagCCTACAAGAGAACAGCGAGTCAGCGCACCGACATATGTGCCTTCTGTGGAGGTTTACGATGAGCGGGTCGGGCCCATCCAGATCGCCTCCCAGGCCCGAGACAACAAACACAgtgacaaacacagagaaaaggaaCGAGACAGAGAACGAGAGCGCGACAGAGAGCGTGATCGGGAGAGAAACCTCGAGAGGGAGAGCTACAGGTTTCCTGAGAGGAGCCTGATGGAGCATCCTCGACTCTCCCAGTCTGGCGATTCAGGCAATCAGAGAGAGGAGGGTTCTGTCATTTGTTCAAATGGTTCCATTGGTAAACGAGGTCAGGACGTGTCTTACTCCTCCAGTCAATCAAGGTTCAGCCCGGAAACCAGGGACATTAAACACTCAATCCAATTGGGTATAGAGCGGGCAGGGGCGGAGCCTAAGTGGAATACCATTAGCCCTTTAGCCAACTATGCCACGAGTCACATGGCTGCTCTTGCAGCCCAACACGGACACACACTCTCTTCCCCCCACAGCCAGCCGACACATGCACAAATGCCCCATTCCCCTCACGCAACTCATCGGCCCAGCAACACCCCACACTCCGCCCACAGCCATTCCCCCCAGAATCACCCCTCCCAACACGGACATGGGCGTGCGGTTGAGGAGGGGAGTCAGAGACGCTACCTGGACCCATCTGCGCTCTACCGACCTGGGGGGTCATTGGCTGGAGAGCGGGGTGGGGGATCAGGGTCAGATCCCACAGAGGTTTCAGCCATGCAGAGTCTGATTAAATACAGTGGGGACTTTGCTGCTGAAGGTCCAGGGTCCTCCAGGCACGCTGGGGATGGCAGAGGGCCCTTTGGTGGTCTGGCTCACGTTGGTATGGAAGccgagagggagagggagaaagaaagagggagggaaaaagataaagaaagagagagggagagagatagggaGAGGGTATCGGTTGGATCAGGTGGTTCTGGGGCGGTGAGAATGCCTCCCCATCTGAAGAGAGAGCAGGAGCGGCCGGACAGCGCCCGCTCGTTTGGCCGGGAGACGGAGGGGGAGGTGCGACACCCTCCAGTTGGCATCGCTGTGGCTGTGGCCCGGCAAAGAGACAGTGGAAGCACCAGTAAACAGACCAGTGGACcctcagacacacagagaaccCTGCTGCAAACAGCTATTAAAG ATGAGGAGCGAGGGGAGGAGCGGGGTCGTCACCATGATGACCGACTGCTGGCTGGCCGGCTGGAGCGCGAGCAGGAGAAAGTGCTCAG AGAGTCTAAGGAACTGGCAGAATATACGCAGATGCACCCAACCCCGCTATCTAGCAGCTTGACACCCAGCCTCATGACCCCCAATCTTATGGTCACAGGAGGGGCGGGACGATGGCCTCCCGACCCCTCAACTCTGACCTCTCACCCCTGGATGCCCCAACCTGGAGCCCCCCCAGTCTGGCTCTCCAGCTCCCCATACA GCCTCGGTCCTTCCTCGCTCCACCAGACCCTCCCCCCAGGCTACCCACCCTCTCTGCCAGGCTCCATTCCCCATTCATACCAGTTTGCCAGAGACCCACAGTCTGGACAGCTAATAGTCATCCCCACCGAACACCTGCCACACTACG GAGGTGATGTACTGGAGCGGGGAGCCCCGGTGTGGCCGGGGGTCTACAGTACCGGCAGCTCGCTGCAGCATGCAGCCCAGCTCCAGCTCCTCTCTCAGCAGCAGATGCTCCGGCAACAGGAGCTGCTCATGATCCAGCAGCACACAGCGCAGGTCCTGGAGCTGCAGAGGAACGCACAGCTAGTC GAGCGTTTAAAGGCCAGCGAACACCGGCCGGAGATGCAAGACAAAGCAGACAAGCGAAACGCCCACCCCAAACCACGCCCCTCCTCAATATCTTCTCCGTCTCCCTCACCAATCTTGCACCCCCGCAaacctccccctccctctcggACGCCAACCCCGTGTACTTCCTCCCTCACCCCTCTGCCTCCGCTCCCCTCCCCGGTGACCACCCTCAAGTCAGAGGAAGGTGGGCAGAGAGTGTTGTCTCACCCACCGACACCCCTGCCTCACCCGCCTTCCCCCTTCTCCGCCTCTCCGCCCCCATCTTCACCACGGCGTCCTAAACTAGAGGCGGCCGAGGAGGGGGAGGTGGGCCGGAGGGGGCAGAGAGAAGGACAGAAGCCGACCTCTGCAACCTTTCAAGGCATCTACTCTG ATCTCCCTCCTGGTTACCCTTACCAGTCCATCACTGCCCCATTTGGCTCACCTTTCCCCCCTTATCACATCCCAGCACCCACAGGGGCAAACACAGAAGTAGTCCCACCCCACCGCTCCCGCTCTCCCGCCTCTGTTGCCCCTTCGCCCTCAGCACACCTCCATTCAAGGCTGCTGGAAACCAACATCAAGCCACAGAAACTAGAGCCCTCAAAGACGGGATCTTTTCTCAAGCAGGAACCAGGTCTGGAACAGCCTGCACTAGACATGACGCCAGAATCTCTGGGTCCCCTTCGCGGGAGCTGCAGCCCTGCACTCGCCGGccaggacagagaggaagacGGGGAAGTCCCGAAGCCCCAGCCTCGACCGCTACCTCTGCTTGTCCCCAGCCCTCTACCGCTACAGAGTGAAAGACAGGATGAAGTTAGGGAGGAAGACAAGGAAGTTAAAATGGAGTTGTCATCTTACTCCTGCCAGGCAGCATATGCCCTGCCTCGTCCACTCACAGAAACTGAACCTAAACCCGAGATCATGAAGGATCCAGAATGGTATCCAGCATGCATTGTTGCAGATTCAGACTGCCAGGAGTCGGCTCAGATGTGTGCGTCACTAGAACAAATCACCAGCCCAGTGTGTGAACAAGAACGGCCAGACACTCTGATCAACTCGCACAATCCAAGTCAGAAAGAAAGTATCACTGAAACTCCCGCTTGTTCTCCTCCCACCTCCAACTCGCCACTCCCGCTGGTCATCGGCCCTGAAGATCCCATGGCAGGGATATTGGCTCTGCTGGCAGCCAGTGAGATGGCCCAGGCTCGCCCCAGCACCCCACCCGCCCCAACACTTACACTGCATATAGAAAACCCTATCATGGGTGCAGATTGCAGCAGCGCAGGGGCTCTGGAGATGGTGGCACTGGAGGGGATGGCCCTGCTTAGCCAAATGGCCCAGCGAGAGATGGAGCACATGAGCCTGGAGCAAG ATCTGACATTAGAGGGTCTGGACTGTCTTCTGGAAGCAAGCAGACAGATTTTGTTGGAGGCCATTGAGAAACAGTCCCACATCGATCTGCCCAGAACGCTGGACCCCACCAAGAAGTATAGCTGGAGGCAGAGGAAGGAAGAGCCG CTGTACAGTAAAATGTCCCTGGACGTGTTGGACGCAGTGGAAGTGGAGTACCGTGTCCGCCTGGCCGAGCTGCAGAAGACATAtaaggagaggcagagagattTGAGCAGGCTGCAGAGACGCAGAGACAAGCG TGagcggcagcagcaggaggacgAGAGGCGGAGTCTGACCAGACGGGGCAGAGGACGACCCAGGAAGAGGAAACACTTGGCTACACCTCCCAAACTGGACAGCAGGCCTGGAAA GGTGGGTAGGACAGTGCAATACTCTGAGGACTCTGAAGCTGGGGAGGAACAGAGGAAGAGGTTTCGCGTGTCCAGAGAAGACGAGGAGACGGAAgcaggaagtggaggaggaaatgtgaaaaagaagaaaaagaagaagagctgGAATGACCAGGAGCCGTCCACCAGTCATGTTCTAGAG GTGTTGAAGACGAAGCGTGGCCCCGTGTGTGAGCAGGAGCAGCTGGCGTCAGACCTCAACAGGGCGCTTTCACTCACGCAGCTCAGCTCACTCGGCGCATCGCGCAAACTTACCTCCACCTCCAAATCAGACAAGTCGAAGGGCAAGTCTGCGGAAAGTAGGATGAAGGAGCGCAGCATCCACCCGTCCACTAAAACGGGGAAACACAAGATGCCCGCCAAGGCTTCGTCTTTGGAGACCGTCCCTAAAGTGAAAGGTCAGAAGAAGACTGCTTTGTTCTCCACCATGAGATCGGAGCTCAGCAGCGGCTCCAACA ACTCAGATTCAGAGGAGCACATTTCTGCTCGAGGGGGCTGGCCCTCTCTCTCAGGCACGCGTTCCCACGGCGACCTGACCACGAAGAGGCGGTCCGCATCCTCGCCGACATCCCTGCTGTCCAGCGAGAAGTCTCggaagaagaaacacaagcacTTATCCCTGCTGCTGGAGGAAGCGGGCCTCAGCTCCTCCGACGACTCCTTCGACCAAG AAACCTCCGAGGATGACTACGAGAACGAGGACGAGTCTGAATTGGACAATAATGATGGCTGTGAGGAGAGTGGACTGGGTCTTCTGGCCAGGTTTGCGGCAAGCGCGCTCCCTGTCAGCTCCACCCCATTGAGCCTTATCCATGATGAACACCGCAGCAGGCAAAGCActctgg GGTCTTCAGAGTGTGAGTGGTCAGACTCTGGCTCGGACATACGACTGAGGAAGTTCCCCTCTCTGCTGCATGGCAAACGTTCTGCCCCAGAGCTCCCCCTGTTGCCCCCGGCAACCCGCCGCATCGACCAGACCAGCCCCTCAAAGCGAGATGACTCTCTGCCAGTCAAACGCAAGCCTCTGCCTAAGCCTAGGCCCACGCCCCGGTCGCCGCGACCATTTAGCTTTGACTCCGCCTCCGGGTTTGGAGGCTTCAGCGAGGACGAGGGCTGGACCCGACGACGCAGCGAGAGGATCTTCCTCCACGATGCCACCACCACAGCCAGTCCGATGCCCGTGTCAGCATCCGCTTCCACCAGTCAGAGCTCCTGCTCCAGCTCAGCCCCACCTCTTACCCCGAAGCCAGCCTCCAGACCCAAAGCCTCTCCGCCTAGCAGAGAGGGGAAAGATGTGGTGAAA cagaaaaagaagctgaaggactCTCCTCTGCCCGTGAGTCCGTCCACTCTGTGCAGTCCAATCACAGACGCCCCTCCACCCATGAGCCTCAGCCCGGTTCGCAAGAGCCAACAAAAAGCCAAGACCAAGGCTAGAGAG CCATCCAGGGGAGCGGTGAGCCGGCTGATGGAGAGCATGGCGGCAGATGAAGACTTTGAGCCCAACCAGGACAGCAGCTTCAGCGAAGACGAAGTCGTCCCGACACTCAGCAACAGCGTATCGGAGAGGTCCTCCACACCTG CTCCAGTGCAGTGTGTGTTGGATAAGGATTCTCTAGTGGACGGACTCAGAGTTTTGATCCCGATGGACGACCAGCTATTGTACGCAGGACATGTGAACACTGTACACTCCCCTGACAT ATACAGCGTGGTGgtggagggggagagagggaacCGACCACACATCTACTGCTTAGAACAACTGCTGCAGGAGGCT ATCATCGATGTGAAGCCTCCGTCCGTGCGCTACCTCCCAGAGGGCACCCGCATCGCTGCCTACTGGAGCCAGCAGTACCGCTGCCTGTACCCTGGCACTGTTGTCAACG GAAGTTCAGATGTTGACGAGAAGGATGATCTTATCACCGTGGAGTTTGACGATGGCGATACAGGCCGCATCCCCCTCTCCCACATTCGACTGCTGCCGCCAGACTACAAGATCCAct GCGCTGAGCCGTCCCCTGCGCTGCTCGTGGCCAGCTGCTCCAGGAGGCGAGTCCGCAAATGCAGCAAAGACGTGGGAACAAAGCCAGAGGAGACCGCTCCCAAGATCAAAGGAAAACCGGGTCGCAAACCCAAACCCAAACCAG AGACCTCTGTGAACCCAGATGGCCGAGAGAAACCTGATCTTCTATCCTCCTCCGCCCAGCCCGTAGAGAGACCGCCGGCTCCAGCCAAGCCTTCCCAAGACAGGACCTCCTCTGTCCAGAAGGCGGCTCAGGAGAAGCCCCAGCCTGCTTCCCGGCCAGCAATGGGAACCATGGCCAAAACAGGCCGTAAGAGCTCCACCACATCTCCCGCAAGTAGCCCTACCCTTCCCAACCCGGTCCCCAGGAAGGCCAGTTCAGGCCAGCCTCCCGCTACTAAACCCGCCCGcgctctcccttcctccctctacCCCTCCACCTATGGAAAAGTCCTGACTGTGGATCTGTACAGTGAGCCCAACCTCAGCTCATACAACAACCAGCGCAGAGACCGAGAGATTAGCAGCAGTGTCAGTCCGTCCACCAACAGACAAATGTCCAGACCCAATATGGCAACATCATCTGCTGCACCCAAGCCAAGTGCTTTGTCCACGCCCAGGCCAACCTCTGCCTCCTCATCCAAAACCAAACCCTCCTCGGATCATCACAGACCCAGCCACAGTGCTGGACTCATCCCCATCTCCAGGCTGTCAATGGGCAAACCCGGCTCTTCGCTGACTTCCAGACCTTCCTCATCTTCACTGTCATCATCATCTGCCCCTAGACCCAAACTGAAGATGCAGTCTGACCAGCTTTCCTCCAGACCCAGCCCCGTCTCCAGGACCAAACCCGGCCCGGGAAAAAGTGACGTGGTCTCGGTGGTGAGACGCAAGCCCCTGTCTGCGGAGCCCCTTGTGAAGCTCGACCATGAAGGTGTCACCTCCCCCAAGACCAAGAAGACCAAGGCTCTGATGTTGCTAGAGGGTCGGGGCATCAGAGGAGATCACACCCCCATCACCACAgccacagccaatcagaaactgCTAAAGGCTAAACCCCTGAGAGCTCTGGATAGAGAGTCCTGCCTGCCCGAGAAAGACTCCGCCTACAAAGCACAGATGCTGGCTAAAGAGAAGGCAGAAGGTCGCGGCAGTGCTGCTAGAGGACAGGAGATGGTCACAAGAGAGGAGAAAGgtaaaagagaggaaaggaaagaggtGGAGAAAAGAGATGAGAGGAAGATGAAAGAGGAATCTCAGAGTAGCAGCAGCTCAGATTCGGAGGAAGAACGGGAGAAAGGGAAGatcaagaaaaagaagaaatgcacCTCAAGTtgctcatcctcctcttcatcctgcTCTGGTTCCTCCTCgtcttcttcctcctcgtcctcttcgTCGTCCTCTTCGTCCACTGATGACTCTTCCTGCAGCTCAGATGAAGAGAGAACCCCTACTTCTCCACAAGGTCCTGTCGCCCCACCTCCACTACAGGACAAccccaaagaagaaaaaaaagatgatgatgaagaagaagaaggagaggaggaagagaggaagaatgaGGTGGAGGTaaaagtggaagaagaagaagaagaagaagaagagctgtCTCCTCTCTCACCATCTTCCTCTCCTTCAGCCTCACCAACTCCATCTGCTCCCGCAAAACCAGCCACGGGGAAGGGCTCTGGGCAAAGGGGCCGTCCTCCGAAACCAAAGCCCAGCGGAGGAGAGGGGAAGGTGGGGAGACCGAAGCGGAGAGAGGGGGTCCACCTCCCCACAACCAAAGAGCTGGCGAAACGTCAGAGGCTTCCCAGTGTGGAGAACAGGCCCAAAATCTCTGCTTTCCTTCCAGCCAGACAGCTCTGGAAGTGGTTTGGAAAACCCACTCag AGACGTGGTATGAAGGGAAAGGCCAAGAAGCTCTTCTATAAGGCTATTGTGCGTGGCCGAGAGATGATCCGCATCGGTGACTGCGCTGTGTTCCTGTCCGCCGGTCGGCCCAACTTGCCCTTCATCGGCCGCATCCAGAGCATGTGGGAGTCGTGGGGCAGCAACATGGTGGTCAGGGTCAACTGGTTCTATCATCCAGAGGAGACAAACCCCGGCAAGAAACTTACTGACAAGAAG AACTGGGACCAGATGTGTGGTCAGTCTTTGCCGGCAGCTCTGCACTCTTCTATCCAGAGGAAAGACTTCATGGAG CGCGCCCTCTACCAGTCGTCTCACAGCGACGAGAACGATGTGCAGACGGTCAGTCA